From one Lolium rigidum isolate FL_2022 chromosome 4, APGP_CSIRO_Lrig_0.1, whole genome shotgun sequence genomic stretch:
- the LOC124705696 gene encoding glycine-rich protein 5-like isoform X1, whose product MASKASASCGLFLALNLLVFAVTSACPTCGGSGNNGGHGSSGGGHGGGGGGGYGGGGGSGHGGGGGYGGGSGGSGGGIIGGSPGGGIIGGSPGGGIIGGPVGGIIGGGSGGGGSGGGGYGGGGGGGSGGGTSGWYGKCPTDALKLHVCANVLDLIKAKVGVPPLNDRCCPLLNGLVDLDAALCLCTAIKADVLGIHLNLPIHLSLILNFCGKGVPTGFMCPN is encoded by the coding sequence ATGGCGTCCAAGGCGTCGGCTTCGTGCGGCCTCTTCCTTGCTCTTAACCTCCTCGTGTTTGCAGTGACCAGTGCCTGCCCTACCTGTGGCGGCTCGGGCAACAATGGTGGACacggcagcagcggcggagggcatggtggtggcggcggcggagggtatgGAGGCGGGGGCGGTAGCGGCCATGGGGGAGGCGGTGGATATGGAGGTGGAAGCGGTGGGAGTGGTGGAGGGATTATCGGCGGCAGCCCCGGTGGTGGTATCATCGGCGGCAGCCCCGGTGGTGGCATCATCGGCGGCCCTGTGGGTGGGATCATCGGCGGTGGGAGCGGAGGTGgtggaagtggcggcggcgggtatggaggaggcggcggcggaggcagcggTGGCGGGACGAGCGGATGGTACGGCAAGTGCCCAACGGACGCGCTGAAGCTGCACGTGTGCGCCAACGTGCTGGACCTGATCAAGGCGAAGGTGGGCGTGCCTCCGTTGAACGACCGGTGCTGCCCGCTGCTCAACGGGCTCGTCGACCTGGACGCCGCCCTCTGCCTGTGCACCGCCATCAAGGCCGACGTGCTCGGCATCCACCTCAACCTCCCCATCCACCTCAGTCTCATCCTCAACTTCTGCGGCAAGGGCGTCCCGACCGGCTTCATGTGCCCTAACTGA
- the LOC124705696 gene encoding acanthoscurrin-1-like isoform X2, with translation MASKASASCGLFLALNLLVFAVTSACPTCGGSGNNGGHGSSGGGHGGGGGGGYGGGGGSGHGGGGGYGGGSGGSGGGIIGGSPGGGGGSGGGGYGGGGGGGSGGGTSGWYGKCPTDALKLHVCANVLDLIKAKVGVPPLNDRCCPLLNGLVDLDAALCLCTAIKADVLGIHLNLPIHLSLILNFCGKGVPTGFMCPN, from the exons ATGGCGTCCAAGGCGTCGGCTTCGTGCGGCCTCTTCCTTGCTCTTAACCTCCTCGTGTTTGCAGTGACCAGTGCCTGCCCTACCTGTGGCGGCTCGGGCAACAATGGTGGACacggcagcagcggcggagggcatggtggtggcggcggcggagggtatgGAGGCGGGGGCGGTAGCGGCCATGGGGGAGGCGGTGGATATGGAGGTGGAAGCGGTGGGAGTGGTGGAGGGATTATCGGCGGCAGCCCCGGTGGTG GTGgtggaagtggcggcggcgggtatggaggaggcggcggcggaggcagcggTGGCGGGACGAGCGGATGGTACGGCAAGTGCCCAACGGACGCGCTGAAGCTGCACGTGTGCGCCAACGTGCTGGACCTGATCAAGGCGAAGGTGGGCGTGCCTCCGTTGAACGACCGGTGCTGCCCGCTGCTCAACGGGCTCGTCGACCTGGACGCCGCCCTCTGCCTGTGCACCGCCATCAAGGCCGACGTGCTCGGCATCCACCTCAACCTCCCCATCCACCTCAGTCTCATCCTCAACTTCTGCGGCAAGGGCGTCCCGACCGGCTTCATGTGCCCTAACTGA